The Priestia megaterium NBRC 15308 = ATCC 14581 region ACAAGCTGAAGCACTGTCAGCCCTTCAGGTGCAACAGGACCTTGCGGAAGAATTGCTAGCTGCTTTGCAATTTCCTTGGTAGGAAGAGAGGAAATTTTAGAGCCTTCTAGCAAAATAGAGCCGGCATGTGGCTTTAATAATCTTGCTAGTGAACGCAGCAGCGTAGATTTTCCGCATCCATTACTGCCGATAAAAACCGTAATCTCACCCTTTGGGATGGTAACGTCAAGCTCATCTATAATCATCGCTTCTCCATATGATAATGTTAGCGATTTTGTTTCTAACGAATGCATGCGAATCGCTCCTTCTACAAAGAATGCTATACGTTTCTTTGTTTGTATAGTAAATAAATGAAGTACGGTGCGCCAATTGCAGCTGTAAATACACCTGCTGGCACTTCGATTGGCAAGAAAAATGTTCGGCCAATTAAATCTGCTGCTGTGATTAAAATCGCTCCGATTAGTGCCGATAGCGGTATTAAAGCTCCGAATGAAGAACCTACCAGCTTTCGGGCAATATGTGGAGCAAGCAATCCTACAAAGCTAATTCCGCCGGCAAATGCAACGGCGCTTCCTGTTAAAGCTGTACTCATCAGTAATAGTGCCAATCGATTTTTTTGAACGCGACTTCCAACGTTAGTCGCAATTTCTTCACCTAATTCTTGAACATTTAAATTTCGAATCATTAAAATCGTGATTATAACCAGCCCTATTGTAACAGGAACTAGTACGGAAACACTGGCCCAGTTTGAGCCATACACCGTTCCTGTAATCCAAATATTTGCCTGGCTGGCGCGATAGATAGGACCCATAATCATAAACAGCGTGGTCATAGCTTTCGTTAACGCTGTTAATCCAATTCCTATTAATACTAGTGTAATAGGAGAGACGCCATTTTTCCAGGCAAACACATAAAGTAAAAGCGCCACTGCCAATGCACCTAAAAATGCGCTAACAGGCATCCAATTAATACTTACGGTTAACGAGTTGCTTTTATCACTAAATAGTGTCAAAAATAACACTACACCGACTGACGCTCCCCCTGTTAATCCAATCAAGTCTGGTGAAGCAAGCGGATTTCGCACAAGCCCCTGCAAGATAGCACCTGCAATGGCTAAACAAATACCGGCACAAATGGCAACGATAATGCGCGGAAGTCTAAAGGAGGTAACAACTAACCGTTCAAACTCCAGTCCATGACCCGCTAAAATGTTAATCACACGAAAGGGATTGATAAATAAGTCACCCGTACCTGCACTTAATAAAAAAAGAGCAATAAGTGCAGCTGAAAAACCAGTGATAATCAAAGCTGCTTTTATGTTAACTAAAAATGAAATCCGCTTTAAGCGAAGAGATAAGTATGTTTTCATGACGCCTTGGCCCCTTTCCTTGCCATATAGATAAAGAAAGGTGTACCAATAACAGCAGTCATGACTCCAACAGGGATTTCTTGAGGCATAATGACATACCTGGCCGCAACATCAGCTAATAAAATTAAAATCCCGCCGGCAACCGCACTATAGGGAAATACCCAGCGATAATCTTGTCCTACAATTGCTCTTACAACATGAGGAACAATGATTCCAACAAAGCTAATCGGACCGGCTACTGCAACGGCTCCACCAGCTAAAATGGCAATAATGATCCCGCTTATAATTTTCACAAGAGCCGTTCTTTGACCTAATCCTTTAGCTACATCTTCACCAATCGTTAAAATATTAATTTTTGAAGCAATAAAAAACGTGACAATAATTGCTAGCACTACATAAGGCAGTATGCCATACAGCATTTCCACCTTGCGCCCTTGAACAGACCCAGCCAGCCAAAAGAGAACTTGATCAAGTGAAGATTCATCGACAGCCAGCAGCCCTTGTGTTAAAGAAGAGAAAAAGGCTGCAATAGCCGCTCCTGCGAGCGTCAATTTAATAGGCGTTAATCCTTCTTTTCCGATGGACCCAAGAAAATAGACAACCACTACGGTTAATGCCGCTCCTACAAATGCAATCCATGTAAAAGCTTGAAGTGAATTGACCGAAAAAATCATCACTGCAACAACAATAAAAAAGCTGGCCCCAGCGTTCACACCAATAATATCTGGTGAAGCAAGTGGGTTTTTCGTTAACGCCTGCATCATTGCTCCTGCAATTCCTAAACAAATACCTACCACAGCACCAATTATAGCGCGCGGCAATCGAATATTTTGAATAACTATGTGCTCATTCGAACCGTTAAACGCTTGAAAAGCTTCAAATGCTGTCTTGATACTTGTATCTGTGTATCCGAGTACGATACTTAATCCAATACAGATTAAAAGCAGCATGATTCCAATGATGAGCCCCATTACTTTCATTTGAACACTGCGTAGCATCATTTTCATTGCTCTCCTCTAAGATGATTCCTATATATATCTAACCTTTAGTTTAGGAAACATTGAAAAAAGTGTCAATGATTTTGAGAATCATTTTCAATTTTTAATTGACACCGCTTAAAAGTTAGAATATTATCTTAATTGTTAA contains the following coding sequences:
- a CDS encoding FecCD family ABC transporter permease, with amino-acid sequence MKTYLSLRLKRISFLVNIKAALIITGFSAALIALFLLSAGTGDLFINPFRVINILAGHGLEFERLVVTSFRLPRIIVAICAGICLAIAGAILQGLVRNPLASPDLIGLTGGASVGVVLFLTLFSDKSNSLTVSINWMPVSAFLGALAVALLLYVFAWKNGVSPITLVLIGIGLTALTKAMTTLFMIMGPIYRASQANIWITGTVYGSNWASVSVLVPVTIGLVIITILMIRNLNVQELGEEIATNVGSRVQKNRLALLLMSTALTGSAVAFAGGISFVGLLAPHIARKLVGSSFGALIPLSALIGAILITAADLIGRTFFLPIEVPAGVFTAAIGAPYFIYLLYKQRNV
- a CDS encoding FecCD family ABC transporter permease yields the protein MMLRSVQMKVMGLIIGIMLLLICIGLSIVLGYTDTSIKTAFEAFQAFNGSNEHIVIQNIRLPRAIIGAVVGICLGIAGAMMQALTKNPLASPDIIGVNAGASFFIVVAVMIFSVNSLQAFTWIAFVGAALTVVVVYFLGSIGKEGLTPIKLTLAGAAIAAFFSSLTQGLLAVDESSLDQVLFWLAGSVQGRKVEMLYGILPYVVLAIIVTFFIASKINILTIGEDVAKGLGQRTALVKIISGIIIAILAGGAVAVAGPISFVGIIVPHVVRAIVGQDYRWVFPYSAVAGGILILLADVAARYVIMPQEIPVGVMTAVIGTPFFIYMARKGAKAS